A portion of the Cellulophaga algicola DSM 14237 genome contains these proteins:
- a CDS encoding 3-ketoacyl-ACP reductase codes for MSNLKNKKAIITGGGRGLGKATAIAFAKEGIDVAITGRTESTLKETVSEIEALGVSATYAVFDVGNYEDVKTSIKKIIDTLGGVDILVNNAGIGGFGSFNDMPVEQWTQIIQTNLMGMYYVTKEVLPSLIAKNEGDIINVSSTAGLNGNATTSAYSASKFAVIGMSESLMKEVRKNNIRVVTLTPSTIESDMSIEAGIAEKGSVDSVLQPEDFAELILAGLKLPRRAMLKGASLWSTNP; via the coding sequence ATGAGCAATCTAAAAAACAAAAAAGCAATTATAACAGGTGGTGGTAGAGGTCTTGGAAAAGCGACGGCAATTGCCTTTGCCAAAGAAGGTATTGATGTAGCCATTACTGGTAGAACCGAAAGTACATTAAAAGAAACCGTTTCAGAAATTGAAGCACTGGGCGTAAGCGCTACTTATGCGGTATTCGATGTGGGCAATTATGAGGACGTCAAAACAAGTATTAAAAAAATCATAGACACATTAGGCGGTGTAGATATTTTAGTTAATAACGCGGGTATAGGGGGCTTTGGTTCATTTAATGACATGCCGGTTGAACAATGGACTCAAATTATACAAACCAATCTTATGGGCATGTATTATGTGACTAAAGAAGTTTTACCGTCTTTAATTGCTAAAAATGAAGGCGATATTATTAATGTGTCTTCCACAGCAGGATTAAATGGAAATGCAACTACATCAGCCTATTCAGCATCAAAATTTGCAGTTATTGGCATGTCTGAATCCTTGATGAAGGAAGTACGTAAAAACAATATCAGGGTTGTTACATTGACCCCAAGCACCATAGAATCGGATATGTCAATTGAAGCCGGTATTGCAGAAAAAGGTTCAGTAGATAGCGTGTTGCAACCCGAAGATTTTGCTGAATTGATTCTTGCCGGTTTAAAACTTCCTAGAAGAGCTATGCTTAAAGGGGCTTCTTTATGGTCTACAAATCCTTA